From one Thermodesulfobacteriota bacterium genomic stretch:
- a CDS encoding PKD domain-containing protein, which produces MERRIKISTWLLGMWVVCSWWMPAGLDAGSPGVVFWNRLGSDAEVTTSAIGARGTIVGSQYAYEPARHGRGYIRKAVGQYVRFPASILTPLRQRGALALWVTSKVPSPVPYQYGIFGLVGAPYGHYGVPRDAHIGLYWGDTVTGRGLMGSVFFGGQQATTPPEPEQFVAQVGVPFHVAMAWDINGIDGSADTVRLYRDGALVSSSTGTWDPAGKVMYDIILGYGPDGGGYDKFISDNLVIWNYAKTDFSDRFRQDPTGQLKGTIAFLGSDTWPMAEGVNSDIYLMREDGTGLRPFITDPAADFAPAFSPDGARLAFISDRDGEYAVYIVNSDGSGLHMVPNSGYGTSLGGSTGDIVNAVGWSPDGKKLVYRAINAVGGMGIINVDGTARTVLTSNGVGDGVYNALRGMQWGADMDQLIVHAMDYPWHQNIFRYTISSGTWEQMTPDVTPSHTMDAAVNWRGQIAFTRRASGQQLYDLYVMEDIPGAASSNVTRFAVNQHAFQAHWMLGDQKLVFAYYDHQAPNWQIASINPDGSGGRVFSPPGAPLYCMDPTWSSWGPSGAPVALAGADQVICNQLCPELILDGSWSSDKGGEIVSFQWELRHRDNPAYDRTASGVSPVLSDLQPGIYDVTLTVTDNDGLAAEDMLQLTVRAFCDPCALQRGDLDSDGDVDADDLRILGQSFGTRLPGR; this is translated from the coding sequence ATGGAAAGGAGAATCAAGATCAGTACCTGGTTGCTCGGGATGTGGGTTGTCTGTTCCTGGTGGATGCCGGCAGGGCTGGATGCCGGGTCACCAGGCGTGGTCTTCTGGAACAGGCTGGGCAGCGACGCGGAGGTGACCACCAGCGCGATCGGTGCCCGGGGCACCATCGTGGGATCCCAGTATGCCTATGAGCCGGCCCGGCATGGCCGCGGCTATATCCGCAAGGCGGTGGGACAGTATGTCCGCTTCCCCGCCTCGATCCTGACGCCTTTGCGGCAGCGGGGCGCGCTCGCCTTGTGGGTGACATCCAAGGTTCCGAGCCCGGTGCCGTACCAGTATGGGATCTTCGGTCTGGTCGGCGCGCCCTATGGCCATTACGGAGTGCCCCGGGATGCGCACATCGGCCTGTATTGGGGGGATACGGTTACCGGGCGGGGCCTGATGGGCAGCGTTTTCTTTGGCGGCCAGCAGGCCACCACACCCCCGGAGCCGGAGCAGTTCGTGGCCCAGGTGGGGGTGCCTTTTCATGTCGCCATGGCCTGGGACATCAATGGCATCGACGGGTCCGCCGATACCGTGCGGCTGTACCGGGATGGCGCCCTGGTGAGCAGCTCCACCGGGACCTGGGACCCGGCCGGGAAGGTGATGTACGACATCATTCTTGGCTACGGACCGGATGGCGGCGGCTACGACAAGTTCATCTCCGACAATCTGGTGATCTGGAATTACGCCAAGACCGATTTCTCCGACCGTTTCCGCCAGGACCCCACCGGCCAGCTCAAGGGCACCATTGCCTTTCTGGGCAGCGATACCTGGCCCATGGCCGAGGGGGTCAACTCCGACATCTACCTGATGCGTGAGGACGGCACCGGGCTGCGGCCCTTCATCACCGATCCGGCAGCGGACTTCGCGCCGGCCTTTTCGCCGGACGGCGCCCGGCTGGCCTTCATCTCGGACCGGGACGGCGAGTATGCCGTCTACATCGTGAACAGCGACGGCAGCGGGCTGCACATGGTCCCCAATTCAGGGTACGGGACATCCTTGGGGGGCAGTACTGGGGACATCGTCAATGCGGTCGGCTGGTCGCCCGACGGAAAAAAGCTGGTCTACCGGGCGATCAACGCGGTGGGCGGCATGGGCATCATCAACGTGGACGGAACGGCCAGGACGGTCCTGACCAGCAACGGTGTTGGCGATGGTGTCTACAATGCGCTGCGCGGCATGCAGTGGGGGGCTGACATGGACCAGCTCATCGTGCACGCCATGGACTACCCCTGGCACCAGAACATCTTCCGCTACACCATTTCCAGTGGCACCTGGGAGCAGATGACCCCGGACGTGACGCCATCCCATACCATGGATGCCGCGGTCAACTGGCGGGGGCAGATTGCCTTCACCCGGCGGGCATCGGGCCAGCAGCTCTATGATCTCTACGTGATGGAGGATATTCCCGGCGCAGCGTCGTCCAACGTGACCAGATTTGCGGTGAATCAGCACGCCTTTCAGGCCCACTGGATGCTGGGTGACCAGAAGCTGGTCTTTGCGTACTACGACCACCAGGCGCCGAACTGGCAGATCGCCAGCATCAACCCGGACGGCTCCGGCGGTCGGGTCTTCTCGCCACCGGGGGCGCCGCTCTACTGCATGGATCCCACCTGGTCCTCCTGGGGGCCTTCGGGGGCGCCGGTCGCGCTTGCCGGGGCGGATCAGGTCATCTGCAATCAGCTCTGCCCCGAGCTCATTCTCGACGGCTCATGGTCCTCGGACAAGGGTGGGGAGATCGTCTCCTTTCAGTGGGAGCTGCGGCACCGGGACAATCCGGCCTACGACCGGACGGCGAGCGGGGTAAGCCCGGTCCTCTCCGATCTTCAGCCAGGCATCTACGACGTGACGCTCACCGTGACCGACAACGATGGGCTGGCCGCCGAGGACATGCTGCAGCTGACGGTGCGGGCCTTCTGCGATCCCTGCGCCCTCCAGCGTGGTGACCTGGACAGCGACGGGGACGTGGACGCCGACGATCTGCGCATCCTGGGGCAGAGCTTCGGCACCCGGCTCCCAGGGCGCTGA
- a CDS encoding PAS domain S-box protein, with protein sequence MTLSRKILLSALLPFLTVIGLFHFLSTAAFSDRLGSIFRLSAEHRLTRLEEDIRAFFLNSEQQLRFLAAVSPPDPARPEASRAALRGLLRLTESFFQASAISANGKEWLRAKKFPLGPDQEPFADLFSSPLYQKPMLELATQLGDVAWRQDFPFPSIDIAVPIQDRRNGEPVGVLCAQLSFQGLQPLLERSVPDDGKVVLARASDGAALVAADDTRADFSDIEAQAMEEALHGGAGKGSITKEGARGGATFFFRKLTLHNRDLVLLYYQPDSTVYFLADRLKEYILYLTGAGIVLFLASSLLAVRRITAPLLALALHIRSLGREYPPAGAVGADEPGGEAGDEAQQLLAAFTFFQERLTAYRQEIQGEIAERKRAEEALAAEKERLLVTLRSIGEAVITTDLQGNVVLLNAAAEALTGWSQPEAAGRPLAEVLRLVCSRTGEACRGPFHEILAAGQYRSPSRERALVAKDEARRDIEISGAVIRDSASRILGVVLALRDTTEQYRMEEELRKASLGAVLVAGPSPGPTA encoded by the coding sequence ATGACCCTGAGCCGCAAGATCCTGCTGTCTGCCCTCTTGCCGTTTCTGACCGTCATCGGCCTCTTCCACTTCCTGAGCACCGCAGCCTTCTCCGATCGTCTGGGCAGCATCTTTCGACTGAGCGCCGAGCACAGGCTGACTCGTCTTGAGGAGGACATCCGTGCCTTCTTCCTGAACAGCGAGCAGCAGCTGCGCTTCCTGGCCGCGGTCAGCCCGCCGGATCCGGCCCGGCCGGAGGCGTCCCGCGCGGCGCTCCGGGGGCTCTTGCGGCTCACCGAGTCCTTCTTCCAGGCCTCAGCCATCAGTGCCAACGGCAAGGAATGGCTCAGGGCCAAGAAGTTCCCGCTGGGGCCGGACCAGGAGCCGTTCGCTGACCTCTTCTCCTCCCCCCTCTATCAGAAGCCGATGCTCGAGCTGGCCACCCAACTGGGCGACGTGGCCTGGCGCCAGGATTTTCCCTTCCCGTCCATTGACATCGCGGTCCCCATCCAGGACCGGCGGAACGGCGAGCCTGTGGGGGTCCTCTGCGCCCAGCTGTCCTTCCAGGGGCTGCAGCCTCTGCTCGAACGGTCGGTACCGGACGACGGCAAGGTGGTGCTGGCCCGGGCCAGCGACGGCGCAGCTCTGGTCGCAGCCGACGACACCAGGGCCGATTTCTCCGACATCGAGGCCCAGGCCATGGAGGAGGCGCTGCACGGCGGGGCGGGGAAGGGAAGCATCACGAAGGAGGGCGCCCGCGGTGGAGCCACCTTCTTCTTCCGGAAGCTCACCCTGCACAACCGTGACCTGGTCCTGCTCTACTATCAGCCCGACAGCACGGTCTATTTCCTGGCCGACCGGCTCAAGGAGTACATCCTCTACCTCACAGGTGCCGGCATCGTCCTCTTTCTTGCCAGCAGTCTCCTGGCCGTCCGGAGGATCACCGCCCCCCTCCTGGCTCTCGCCCTGCACATCCGCAGCCTCGGCCGGGAATATCCGCCGGCTGGCGCAGTTGGCGCCGACGAGCCTGGCGGGGAGGCCGGGGACGAAGCGCAGCAGCTGCTTGCCGCCTTCACCTTCTTCCAGGAGCGGCTGACCGCCTACCGCCAGGAGATCCAGGGAGAGATCGCGGAGCGGAAACGGGCTGAGGAGGCGCTGGCAGCGGAAAAGGAGCGCCTCCTGGTCACCTTGCGGAGCATCGGCGAGGCAGTGATCACCACCGACCTGCAGGGCAATGTCGTGCTCCTCAACGCAGCGGCCGAGGCCCTGACCGGCTGGTCTCAGCCGGAGGCCGCAGGCCGCCCCCTGGCCGAGGTCCTGCGCCTAGTCTGCTCCCGGACGGGTGAGGCCTGCCGCGGCCCCTTCCACGAAATCCTCGCCGCGGGCCAGTACCGGTCCCCGAGCCGGGAAAGGGCCCTGGTCGCCAAAGACGAGGCCCGGCGGGACATCGAGATCTCCGGCGCCGTCATCCGTGACAGCGCGAGCCGGATCCTGGGCGTGGTCCTCGCCCTCCGGGATACCACCGAGCAGTACCGGATGGAGGAGGAGCTGCGGAAGGCCTCACTGGGCGCGGTCCTGGTGGCTGGCCCCAGTCCGGGGCCGACCGCGTGA
- a CDS encoding ABC transporter substrate binding protein → MKRRSAAVSLALVVLLLALPARGGSLAATYRLGVPKGCTSPVYPLLFEALRTRGLAAGEVLVVVPIDLQGSETEPGQQRIRREIAQGCDLFFSTGDALSSLFAAGITTPLLFVTSSTLKTMLPAAMRPSATGIFRESTAALFQQMLDLLPADQRRKLGMLYFQGSPMASLAALYEEASREIGVGLEQRTYGRRDEIGQAMRELQERGVNAVVLFPPSLMSGDLPELIHWQHRLGLPVMGQVREEIEQGLLGGPSLDYDRLVPHLMEYALAILRGRSPEQLPIKYLSGRLVINLATARTLGVAIPQETADQAELVGLATQTRGRAAEPPPLVPGNFRIAVPASTPGPTLAAVTAALVARGYAPGQNLTLVRIDLDGVDTPEEQRRVASALTTRADLVFATGNSLPVLARLPDLATPVCFIAAHETTALRPGRAQDLFTGVVRGSFGAFVEKCQRMMRGATRMGILARIDSDLGRRLDEYRQVASPFGVTIQERLFSEVSGIGPAMAGLRDTCDFVFAFPPALTREDVAEIVVWQHRLGLPVLAQHEEHVQAGLLGGAVMDLEMVAPKVAEYIDKILQGRPPSRLPVYHYPERSMLNLRAVQLLGQDIPPEITAEAAIVR, encoded by the coding sequence GTGAAGCGCCGATCGGCCGCGGTATCGCTTGCTCTGGTTGTCTTGCTCCTGGCGCTGCCCGCAAGAGGCGGCAGCCTGGCTGCGACCTACCGCTTGGGGGTGCCCAAGGGCTGCACCTCGCCGGTCTATCCTCTCCTGTTCGAGGCCCTGAGGACGCGCGGACTTGCCGCCGGCGAGGTTCTGGTGGTCGTGCCTATCGACCTCCAGGGGAGCGAGACTGAACCGGGTCAGCAACGGATCCGCCGGGAGATCGCCCAGGGCTGCGACCTCTTCTTTTCCACCGGCGATGCCCTGTCCTCTCTTTTTGCCGCCGGCATCACCACCCCCCTGCTCTTCGTAACCTCGAGCACCCTCAAGACCATGCTGCCCGCCGCCATGCGGCCGAGCGCTACCGGCATCTTCCGCGAGTCCACTGCCGCCCTCTTCCAGCAGATGCTGGACCTCCTGCCGGCCGACCAGCGCCGGAAGCTGGGCATGCTCTATTTCCAGGGCTCGCCGATGGCCTCCCTGGCCGCCTTGTACGAGGAGGCGAGCCGGGAGATCGGCGTCGGACTGGAGCAAAGGACCTACGGCAGGAGGGATGAAATCGGCCAGGCCATGCGGGAGCTCCAGGAGCGTGGGGTGAATGCCGTGGTGCTCTTCCCGCCTTCGCTCATGAGCGGCGATCTTCCCGAGCTGATCCACTGGCAGCATCGGCTGGGGCTGCCGGTCATGGGCCAAGTCCGGGAGGAGATCGAGCAGGGGCTCCTGGGCGGCCCGAGCCTCGACTACGACCGTCTGGTCCCCCATCTGATGGAATACGCCCTGGCCATCCTCCGGGGCAGAAGCCCGGAGCAGCTGCCCATCAAGTATCTGAGCGGCCGGCTGGTGATCAATCTGGCCACTGCCCGCACGCTGGGGGTGGCGATTCCCCAGGAGACCGCCGATCAGGCCGAGCTGGTGGGGCTCGCCACCCAGACCAGGGGAAGGGCGGCCGAGCCTCCCCCCCTGGTCCCGGGCAACTTCCGTATCGCCGTTCCTGCGAGCACCCCCGGTCCGACGCTGGCGGCGGTCACCGCCGCTCTGGTGGCTCGCGGATACGCGCCGGGCCAGAACCTGACCCTGGTCCGGATCGATCTCGATGGCGTCGACACCCCGGAAGAGCAGCGCCGTGTCGCCTCCGCGCTCACCACCCGGGCCGATCTGGTCTTCGCCACCGGCAACAGCCTGCCGGTCCTGGCCCGGCTTCCGGACTTGGCAACCCCGGTCTGCTTCATCGCGGCCCACGAAACCACCGCCCTTCGGCCAGGCCGTGCCCAGGACCTGTTCACCGGCGTCGTCCGCGGCTCCTTCGGCGCGTTCGTGGAGAAATGCCAGCGGATGATGCGGGGCGCCACCAGGATGGGAATCCTGGCGCGGATCGACTCCGATCTCGGCCGCCGGCTCGACGAGTACCGGCAGGTGGCCAGCCCCTTCGGTGTCACCATCCAGGAACGGCTGTTCTCTGAGGTCTCCGGGATCGGCCCCGCCATGGCCGGCTTGCGGGACACGTGCGACTTCGTCTTCGCCTTTCCCCCGGCGCTCACCAGGGAAGACGTAGCGGAGATCGTCGTCTGGCAGCACCGCCTCGGCCTGCCCGTGCTTGCCCAGCACGAGGAGCATGTCCAAGCGGGCCTGCTCGGCGGCGCGGTGATGGACCTGGAGATGGTGGCGCCCAAGGTGGCCGAATACATCGACAAGATCCTCCAGGGACGACCGCCCTCCCGCCTGCCGGTCTATCATTACCCCGAGCGATCCATGCTCAACCTGCGTGCGGTCCAGCTCCTGGGGCAGGACATCCCTCCCGAGATTACAGCCGAGGCCGCAATCGTCCGGTAG
- the pilB gene encoding type IV-A pilus assembly ATPase PilB, whose translation MAQIAATASTFAAKKTSLSATVKDQSGAGRLRIGELLRKEGHITSNQLDEALAFQKKHQGRLGSILVKLGYIEDQTIVNVLSRLHNFPAVMISREPPAADALELLPYAEARKFMAFPLRRLGKTLQITMAEPTDTMAVEELQTFLKMPLSVCVSSEKDIVDAYRAYYKISDEEYQQFFGAKEEKAEEEAVTGIDDFGALASEAAEGFELESGGDEEGAFDQYSASDAPIIKLVNGILIKAVTDGVSDIHIEPFERALQVRYRLDGSLYKSMNLPMNIKNALISRLKILANLDITERRVPQDGRIKMRIGRNKVVDFRVSSLPTLWGESIVMRILDKGSLNVDLTMLGFEVSTFETLKRCIFRPYGLLLVTGPTGSGKTTTLYSILNSLNTEDTKILTAEDPVEFNFKGINQVNVKNEVGMTFASALKAFLRQDPDIIMVGEIRDMETAEIAIKAAMTGHLVFSTLHTNDCPSTIGRLVDIGIPSYMVASAVTMVLSQRLARKLCGKCKAIEESPDAKQLLAMGFREEEIPGLSIYGPRGCPICSGAGYKGRVGLYELMEVTEEVAKAINAAVAEDQLRKIAVQEGMRTLREAGLQKIREGMTSVEEVLKRTVVTEESLPAYLVHPDVERYEDGDIIIREGNTDIDFFRLVQGAVMVIKDGKKIADIVQPGEYFGEMSAISGEPRSATIVSRGRCMIKRFPGDKLMETIEKYPDVATDLFRIIVRRLEQANQLILKLANDMQRRAAGR comes from the coding sequence ATGGCCCAGATCGCCGCCACTGCTTCGACCTTCGCTGCCAAGAAGACCAGCCTGTCGGCCACGGTCAAGGACCAGTCCGGCGCCGGCCGGCTGCGGATCGGCGAGCTCTTGCGCAAGGAAGGCCATATCACCAGCAACCAGCTGGACGAGGCCTTGGCCTTTCAGAAGAAGCACCAGGGCCGCCTGGGCAGCATCCTGGTCAAGCTGGGCTACATCGAGGACCAGACCATCGTCAACGTCCTCAGCCGGCTGCACAACTTCCCAGCGGTGATGATCTCCCGGGAGCCGCCGGCGGCCGATGCCCTGGAACTGCTGCCATACGCCGAGGCCAGGAAGTTCATGGCCTTTCCCCTGCGGCGGCTGGGCAAGACCCTGCAGATCACCATGGCCGAGCCCACCGACACCATGGCGGTGGAGGAGCTGCAGACCTTTCTCAAGATGCCTTTGTCGGTGTGCGTCTCCAGCGAGAAGGACATCGTCGACGCCTACCGCGCCTATTACAAGATCAGCGACGAGGAGTATCAGCAGTTCTTCGGCGCCAAAGAGGAAAAGGCGGAGGAGGAGGCGGTCACCGGCATCGACGACTTCGGCGCCCTGGCCTCGGAGGCGGCGGAGGGCTTCGAGCTGGAGAGTGGCGGCGACGAGGAGGGCGCCTTCGACCAGTACTCGGCCTCCGACGCACCCATCATCAAGCTGGTCAACGGCATCCTCATCAAGGCGGTCACCGACGGGGTGAGCGACATCCATATCGAGCCCTTCGAGAGGGCGCTCCAGGTTCGCTATCGGCTGGACGGCTCCCTGTACAAGTCGATGAACCTGCCCATGAACATCAAGAACGCGCTCATCTCCCGGCTCAAGATCCTGGCCAACCTGGATATCACCGAGCGCCGGGTGCCCCAGGACGGCCGGATCAAGATGCGCATCGGCCGCAACAAGGTGGTGGATTTCCGGGTCTCGTCCTTGCCGACCCTGTGGGGCGAGAGCATCGTCATGCGGATCCTGGACAAGGGATCCCTGAACGTCGACCTCACCATGCTGGGCTTCGAGGTCTCCACCTTCGAGACCCTGAAGCGCTGCATCTTCCGGCCCTACGGCCTGCTGCTGGTCACCGGCCCCACCGGCTCCGGCAAGACCACCACCCTCTACTCGATCCTCAACTCCCTCAATACCGAAGACACCAAAATCCTCACCGCCGAGGATCCGGTGGAGTTCAACTTCAAGGGCATCAACCAGGTCAACGTCAAGAACGAGGTGGGCATGACCTTTGCCTCGGCCTTGAAGGCCTTCCTGCGCCAGGACCCGGACATCATCATGGTGGGCGAGATCCGGGACATGGAGACGGCAGAGATCGCCATCAAGGCGGCCATGACCGGTCACCTCGTGTTCAGCACCCTGCACACCAACGACTGCCCCTCCACCATCGGCCGCCTGGTGGACATCGGCATTCCGTCGTACATGGTGGCCTCGGCGGTGACCATGGTCCTCTCCCAGCGCCTGGCCCGCAAGCTGTGCGGCAAATGCAAGGCGATCGAGGAGAGCCCGGACGCCAAGCAGCTCCTGGCCATGGGCTTCCGGGAGGAGGAGATCCCGGGCCTTTCCATTTACGGCCCCCGGGGCTGCCCGATCTGCAGCGGTGCCGGCTACAAGGGCCGGGTCGGTCTGTATGAGCTGATGGAGGTTACCGAGGAGGTGGCCAAGGCCATCAACGCGGCGGTGGCCGAGGACCAGCTCCGGAAGATCGCGGTGCAGGAGGGGATGAGGACCTTGCGGGAGGCGGGCCTGCAGAAGATCCGCGAGGGGATGACCTCGGTGGAGGAGGTCCTGAAGCGGACGGTGGTCACCGAAGAGAGCCTGCCGGCCTACCTGGTGCACCCGGATGTGGAGCGCTACGAGGATGGCGACATCATCATCCGGGAAGGCAACACCGACATCGACTTCTTCCGTCTGGTGCAGGGCGCGGTGATGGTGATCAAGGACGGCAAGAAGATCGCCGACATCGTCCAGCCGGGGGAGTATTTCGGCGAGATGTCCGCCATCTCCGGCGAGCCCAGAAGCGCCACCATCGTCTCCCGGGGCCGCTGCATGATCAAGCGCTTCCCGGGTGACAAGCTCATGGAGACCATCGAGAAGTACCCGGACGTGGCCACCGATCTCTTCCGGATCATCGTCCGCCGCCTGGAGCAGGCCAACCAGCTCATCCTGAAGCTCGCCAACGACATGCAGCGCCGGGCCGCCGGCCGCTGA
- a CDS encoding tetratricopeptide repeat protein, whose product MAEFIEKQVVPVRLAHDHQPLAAEMGIKWTPSILILDAGGKEHHRTVGFLGPDDLKASVLLGVAKEHFDADRFPEALAALETLIDAYPDSSLRPEAIFLQGVSRYKSTHSPQPLKAAYEQLSQRYPDSEWTRRAYPYRLL is encoded by the coding sequence ATGGCCGAATTCATCGAGAAACAGGTGGTGCCCGTGCGGCTGGCCCACGATCACCAGCCCCTGGCCGCCGAGATGGGGATCAAGTGGACACCCTCGATCCTCATCCTCGATGCGGGCGGCAAGGAGCACCATCGCACCGTGGGCTTCCTGGGGCCCGACGACCTCAAGGCCTCGGTGCTGCTGGGCGTAGCCAAGGAGCATTTCGACGCCGACCGCTTCCCGGAGGCCCTGGCCGCCCTGGAGACGCTGATCGACGCCTACCCGGACAGCAGCCTCCGGCCCGAGGCCATCTTTCTGCAGGGCGTGAGCCGATACAAGTCCACCCACAGCCCGCAGCCGCTCAAGGCGGCCTACGAGCAGCTGAGCCAGCGCTACCCGGACAGCGAGTGGACGCGGCGGGCCTACCCGTACCGTTTGCTGTGA
- a CDS encoding ferritin family protein codes for MPEFGSAFSGLTSERKVTAAELVRAIRFMIAAEYEAVQLYEQLAEATDHPLAREVLYDIANEEKEHAGEFLRLLKELAPDEEQFYQAGSGEVEAIMARLGG; via the coding sequence ATGCCGGAGTTCGGAAGCGCTTTTTCAGGGTTGACCAGTGAACGGAAGGTGACGGCCGCGGAGCTGGTGCGCGCGATCCGCTTCATGATCGCGGCCGAGTACGAGGCGGTGCAGCTGTATGAGCAGCTGGCCGAGGCAACCGACCACCCGCTCGCCCGGGAGGTCCTCTACGACATCGCCAACGAGGAGAAGGAGCACGCTGGTGAGTTCTTGCGGCTCCTCAAAGAGCTGGCCCCGGATGAGGAGCAGTTCTACCAGGCCGGCTCCGGGGAGGTGGAGGCCATCATGGCCAGGCTCGGCGGCTAG